A genomic region of Magnolia sinica isolate HGM2019 chromosome 6, MsV1, whole genome shotgun sequence contains the following coding sequences:
- the LOC131248211 gene encoding uncharacterized protein LOC131248211: MGMAMSYVNKGMPSAQLLPMKVLTDKLKAILSDQNFESFEQFHIGVLEIVAKFNSGMPGIRYDAPNLKAVQKCYIGWKKATEEEKMKKLEELFTMTSPDRTATIVTGIVAPPAAMIVKRTAEMVPNLNMIKMVPDAVFVPSASLVVLTLVRFFQKNALQDHEIKSSKAESLMNST; encoded by the exons atggGTATGGCCATGAGTTACGTAAATAAAG ggatGCCTTCTGCACAACTGTTACCAATGAAGGTGTTGACAGATAAACTGAAGGCCATACTATCTGATCAGAACTTTGAAAGCTTCGAACAGTTCCACATTGGTGTTCTTGAAATCGTTGC TAAGTTCAACTCAGGCATGCCCGGGATACGTTATGATGCACCAAATCTCAAAGCTGTACAG AAATGCTATATTGGGTGGAAAAAGGCCACTGAAGAGGAGAAGATGAAGAAGTTAGAAGAGTTATTTACAATGACCAGTCCAGACAGAACGGCCACCATCGTCACTGGCATTGTGGCACCTCCAGCCGCTATGATCGTGAAGAGGACCGCCGAAATGGTCCCTAACctcaacatgattaaaatggtcCCAGACGCTGTCTTCGTGCCATCCGCATCGTTGGTCGTACTTACATTGGTCAGATTCTTCCAGAAGAACGCTCTCCAGGATCATGAAATCAAGTCCAGCAAAGCAGAGAGCCTGATGAATAGCACCTAA
- the LOC131249857 gene encoding uncharacterized protein LOC131249857 has protein sequence MGMAMSNVNKGTPSAQPLSMKALTDKLKEIFAHGNFKSFEEFHVSVLEIIANYNSSMPGIPYDAPNLQAVKECFSKWKKASKEEKMKVIEDLLPMTNPYRTATIVTGIVAPMAAMIVKRTAENVPILDMIKMVPDAVFVPFATVVALTSIRFFPKNALQKHKIKYRKA, from the exons ggacGCCTTCTGCGCAACCATTATCGATGAAGGCCTTAACAGATAAACTCAAGGAGATATTTGCTCATGGTAACTTCAAAAGCTTTGAAGAGTTCCACGTTAGTGTTCTTGAAATCATTGC CAattacaactcaagcatgcccgGCATACCTTATGATGCACCAAATCTCCAAGCTGTAAAG GAATGCTTTAGTAAGTGGAAAAAGGCCAGTAAAGAGGAGAAGATGAAGGTGATTGAAGACTTACTTCCAATGACCAATCCATACAGAACTGCCACCATCGTCACTGGCATTGTGGCACCTATGGCCGCTATGATCGTGAAGAGGACCGCCGAAAACGTCCCTATACTCGACATGATTAAAATGGTCCCTGACGCTGTCTTTGTGCCATTCGCAACCGTGGTCGCGCTTACATCGATCAGATTCTTCCCGAAGAATGCTCTCCAGAAACATAAAATCAAGTATAGAAAAGCATAA